Genomic DNA from Salvia miltiorrhiza cultivar Shanhuang (shh) chromosome 1, IMPLAD_Smil_shh, whole genome shotgun sequence:
gatgtaataaaactgtgtgcacacgtgacgggttgcacagcccacacgcgcgcgccgccgccgcccgcccggccccggccccggccccgtcgcccgacgcccggcgcccggccccggccccggccccgtcgcccgacgcccggcgcccgtcgcccgacgcccggcgcccggccccggccccggccccggtcccggtcccgtcccgtccccgtcacccgacgcgcggccgtggacttggacttggatcttggcaattggtctttgggtggtctttgggctggcctttgggcctaccctaggcccacatcgactattatctttttggaccaatGAAAAGTTGGTTCGAATAGGACGAGGCCCAACTCGGTTGGGCCAGCGCATGCACACGAAGCCCACTAGGGCTTGGCccgggaggacccttggtctcccaggaagcttcccacgtaactgctgctgtcggaggagtcatggcagagctgttACATCTGTAACTGCTGTCGGAGGAGTCATGGCAGATTCAAACAGCAGGACTGTTACTGCCTGTAACTCCCGACACCATTTGAATACCATCATTGGTATTAACTCCGCAGGCTCCCCCATTgatgtggactgtgcctatatataggacagcctccatgcatcattCACCACCTGAATACAAGCAACATCACTCTGACATTCTGCATACTGCACTGTtgagttctgttctcgcctcgttccagttcgccggagctcgttggtgtgcggtgctgctacctacgagacgaagccgtttcatctttggggacgacacgccaaaccgagagcactaccggggcgtatctcgtcttgcggacagaggaccTTCCTCGACTCGGCTGCCTTTACTGGTTATTAGATTGTAATTTTCAATACAGTTTTTCCCTTGTATTCTCAACTCCTACATTTCTGTGTCATTGTACTACGCCCGCAAGCTGTAATTCCATCACTAAGTTGATTCCAATTGTTGGAAATATTTGTGAACCAAATATTGGAATGGATATAAACTCCGCAAACAAGATTATGGAGGAAGTGGATGTCATAGTTGAATCTGCAGCTAGCACAACGTTGAATGACAGGTTAACTATACATTACATACATCAGCTGCATTAATTGATTCCCTATTTCGAAACTATAATTCTTTAGTAGTAATACTAATCTATCtcattaatttcttaattatataTAGGTACGATTTCCTACTTGATATAAACGTGAATGCGCCTCTACGGCTTATGAGGTTCGccaagaagtgcaagaatctgAAGCTTTTTGTGCATATTTCCACAGGtgctcaaatttaatttattcagaatattaattaattatacattgttgtggttaattaattaaataattagttACTAATTTCATGAATTATTGCAGCATATGTTAATGGAATAAGAGAAGGCATAATCTACGAGAAGCCGTTGATGATGGGAGAAAATGGGAGAAAGCATGATGACAATGATGAGCTATCTTCATCCTTGTTTCCCCTAGATTTGACGGATGAGATGAACTTGGCTATGAAAGCCTGCATAGCCTCAGGCGATCACGACACCACCAAAGATCTCAAGAGGCTCGGCCTAGAAAGGTACTTATATATGACGAGTATTAGTGAAGTGATGGCCCGGGGGCTGGGGTGGGCTGAAGCCCCCCACCCCTCctccatatcatttaaaaaaaaaaaaccttaattttaaataatagcACCTTCGAATAAAATTTTCCCACCGGCCACTGCCTGCAGAGCTGCATACTATGGATGGTACAACGCGTATCATATGACTAaggcaatgggagaaatggtcCTCAACGAAACAAGGCAAGACATCCCACTGCTTATTTTGAGGCCATCCGTCGTCGAGAGCTGCTACAAAGAACCTGTTCCCGGATGGATACAAGGAAATAGGTAATTACACTATTTCTTGCCCttcaaaaaatgcaaaaaatttGTGACTTGATTAAATCTCACATATATGATTTATGAATGTCAGAATGTATGATCCAGTGATAATTTCTTATGGAAAAGGACAACTTCCTGCTTATTTGGCAGATCCTAACCTACATACCGACATTGTAAGTACTAATCTCACAATATACATGTAcattaaaatatagtattattcaAGTTAAAGTAATTAATCTTTTTATACACATGTAAATTCAGGTTCCAGTAGATATGGTGGCGAATACGACGATTGCAGCTATTGCTAAGCATGGAATTATGGGAAAGGCAGGAGTGAACGTGTACCATGTGGCAACGGACTTTGTGAACCCTTTAAGATTCAATGAAATGTTCGAATATATTTATGAGCATTTTTGTGCATATCCTTTAGTTGAATCGGAAAATATGGTGAAAATGAGGTTGTTCGATCAATTTAGTAACTTATCCACGTACATAAGAGATCATGTATCCGAGCAAAATACAGTAGTTGGTGTGGAATCAAAGACTCGAAAACATAACAAAGCGAGGGTTGCTTATGCCGAGCAACTGTGCAAGATGTACGAGTTCATAGGATTCTTCAAAGCCAGGTAATGAGATTAATATATAGTTTTTTTAATAACATCATAAATTTGGAGaattaatttgatcaaattattGAATTTGTATTGAATGTTTTGTGTTAGGTTCCACACTGGTAACACTCGTGCGCTGTTGGAGGAGATGTCGGAAGAGGAGCGAGCTGTGTTCGAAGTGGATGCCACAAAGATAGACTGGAAGAAGTATTTTGTCGATATTCACATTCCTGGTTTGAGAAAGCATGTTGTCAACGCCACGAGGCTAGCTTCAGTCTAATTAGATTAATCTTTATATTTTCAACTTacattttgtattttaatttattggtaTATGTTGTCCGTGTGTAATATATGACGTCTACTGTTTAATTATCATTAACAAATTGTGGAAAAGATCGACATTATTGTACAAATTTTACAGCTAATTATGAGTAAATGTGAATCGTCCTTTGCGATTTTCTGACGTACGTATGTTGGAGAACATCTATGATATATGAACACGACGATTTTCTGATTTGCttaattttttagaataattttgtttGCCACTTATGACTTGATGAGATGTGAAATTGGCTAAATTAATAATGCTAAATATTGTATTAATCGAGAAAATTCAGAAAGGGTgactaactatatatatattttacaagTTCTTAAAGAAATAATTAGTTGAGTTGTGATCTGGATGCACAATTACATTCATatctataaaattgatatttcgTGATAAATGAAAATGCATTACAACAATCTATTCATCTCGATCGTAGATTTTAGATATATATAGTGggtttattttatatgttactGAGAGAAAAGAAGGTGTAATATTGGAAAAGCCATTGATGATGAGAGGAGAAGATGATAAACTTAATGTTTGATTTTATGATGATGGACCTAATGGTCGTTTCTTATGGAAAAGCAATGATCCCAGCTCTTTACGCAAATCCTCATGTACCTTTTGATATTGTAAGAAGAGAATACTACCATTTCTGAATTTGTTATTATTCGCGACTACTAATTGACTAAATTAATCCTATAGGCTAGAAGGTTAGTAACTAATCCATCCGTCCATAAAAACTGTAGTCTTATTTTTCATTAGTTCACAAAAATTACAGTCTTTTATCTCcattcatatttaatatttacaaaaaatcaaatcatttaacatattaatttttgtgaacTTTTTTTCTCTACGTCATACGCATCTCTTAATCGTTTATAAAACTTGTGCTTCGTAAACCAAACAACAATTTTCATAGACGGTGGAAGTATGATATTTGGCCACAAATTAATTCAcatattttaaatgaaaatttcttttcatttttgttatatttttttaggggattttatttttgttgtattAGAATTGGTATTTGGTATTCAGTAGATTTGATAGCAAATATAACGATTGCAGCTATTGCAAAGCATgagaatttacacgtggcagtGGCACAACCCACTATCTACCATTCTGTGTCTAGTCTTCAAAACCCCATAACATGGTTCGACGTTTTCGAATATTTATATGAATACTTTAAAGAGGCACCTTTAATTGAAGGTGCAAATATATCAAGATTCAAGAGTCAAAATTTTCGACGATTTTGAGGAATTCTCCAAATATTTAAGAGGGGAACTTATGCGACATTATGGTGCAAATGGAGATAGAAAGATGGTGCGACCGTGCAATGCCAACGCTACGGTACATGTAAATTGCATCTTTAGCTTTACCAATATTGTGTTTTCAAATATgttgattttcttttatttatgaagcAAAACATATTACTTGACTATAATTGCCTATATTATTGTATTTAACTTATAGAATAATTGCACTTAACGTATGAAACAATTGTATTTTCGTGATTTTGTAACTGTATCTTTATGATACAGAATCAAGAAAGTGTAGAGACTTTATAAGTTAAGTACAATTACTTTATATATTAAACTAGCGGTTTATAATTTGTATGTTAATGGCGTGTTTGGTATCTAGTTGAGATAAATAAAACCTAGATAAATAATATGGATTAGctagtgagattgttattcTTTATACGTGTTTAGTATGTAAGATTTAATCCTAAGATATTTAAATATCTTGTTTGGTAGAAAAGATACTATTTTAGCTTAATTtagaaaattacaattttaactttatataaatttaaataagcaaatcaaattaaaaagaaaaatagaaagaaaaaaatgttaGAGAGAAAAAGTTAGTAATCTCGCCCCAGATAAATAATCCGAAGGGTGACGCGATATTAGTTATCAAAATATATAGAACAGTAAAATAAGGTCAGACCTCTTAATTATCACAAACCGTCTTCTTATATAATATGGAGTACCAAATGTCATACAAGACGAGATTATGTAACtatggaaagaaaaaaatgttAGAGAGAAAAAGTTAGTAATCTCGCCCCAGATAAATAATCCGAAGGGTGACGCGATATTAGTTATCAAAATATATAGAACAGTAAAATAAGGTCAGACCTCTTAATTATCACAAACCGTCTTCTTATATAATATGGAGTACCAAATGTCATATAAGACGAGATTATGTAACTATCCTGCCTTATATACCAAAAACTgccaaaatatatactccctccatccataaagcaagaccaagttcttttcggcacgagaattaagaaatttgtattttgtgtgttaagtgtggtaggtgaataaagagtaaattttttgctatttttagaaacttgCCTTGTTTCGTGGGACagatcaaaaagaaaatttggtattgcttcatgggacagagggagtactaattattactctctctgtcccgcttcaaatgacccaaAAAAATTATGCATGGAGATTTAGAAATGTATGATAAAGGTATAAAGTGGTGGTGAGACAACctaaaaagtagtgttaaatgccttattttatttttaaatttggatTGAATCATTTGAAATTggacaatccaaaataaaaattaagtcatttgaagtgggatGGATGAAGTACATATGTCTTCCCATATTAGGCGGGTAGCATGTGTTGATATCCTTAATTAGTTCCGTGAATTCGAAGATTCCTAACCTTTTAAATTGACATGTGGACAATTGTCAAGTATATTGTTGTTTCAAGGAACACAAAGTTATATAAAtgtgataattaattttattgtacAAGTACCAtacaaataaatgaaataatacTAAACAATTAATTGAAGAAATGTCAAAAGAGGGGCAACTTAATTTTCAAATGGATATAAGAAATATCAATTGGATATCTTCAAGAAATTCATGTTCCAAGACTGAGAAAGTATGTAACTAATTAATCTATAGCACAAAAAGCACATTTAAGGAATTTGTTCACTTATTCACGTGAGTATGTAATTCTTCTTTGCATTATTATGtgataaaataatattacaCCTCACATAAATGATTcaaatataatactatatatatagaaatgcgTTTTCATGATTGTGTTTTAAACGTGGAAAGCCAAATAAATGTGTTTTGATTGAGTTGATGATTGATGTCTTCTACTTATTATAATTTCCAAGAACCTTCATTCAACTAATTATTTTTGAGTGGGGAATGAGAATTGAATATCGATCACTTATCCTTATGCAGGGATATTTCCTACTTGTCTTATCATTAGGAtacgttctctttggttgtaaatttatcatgggaaaagaaaggataaataaaatttcaccctaTAAAttgttcatttctttttccacatttcctacttggtCCTTACtaattcctcatttacactacaaaggagggataatattatcacactttttttggagggataatattatcccttctttgtagtgtaaatgaggaatgagtaagagtCAAGTAGGATATGtgggaaaaaaaaggaaagatttaaatgatgaaattttgtttatccttcatttttccatgataaatttacaaccaaagagaacgcacccttatagGTTTAGGGATACTACTAGTCCACCACTAATTACCTGACTTGGTGGTGCTTTTTCGTTTAATTTTAACAAATTTGATATGcagaaataaaatgaaaatagaatGATAATTCTtctgttcatttttattttgatgattagTATAATTTTCTAGCAAGTCaccattcttgaaagaatgttcATTTTTAATGAACATAAAATTTGTCATTTCTCTCATCCCTAATATTACCCATTCACATGAATATGCATGCGATTAGCCATATTTAAATCTTAATTCTTTTGTCCCCATGGGGACACTAAGCTGTGCGATcttctgtgtgtgaacagtgagatcCCGAGTTCAAACTCCACtgttccccctccccaactcccccaaattaaaaaaaaaatcttaattcttttcttaataaaattattattatttattttttattttggcaAACTTAAtctcatataataataataataaaaacaacagcagcagcagcaacaacaacaacaacaacaacaacaacaacaataataatactaataataaaataattatatattttttggaattaataattatatcaacttattattattattattattattattattattattactttaaAAAGACACCTTTAATTGAAGGTGCAtatatcaaaaatcaaaattttggacGATTTTGAGGATTTCTCCAAATGTTTAAGAGAGGAAAGTTTATGCGATATTATGGTGCAAATGGAGATAGAAAGATGAGGCAATCGACAGTGCAATGCcaaaaaactgaaaattctAAACAACTCTTTAAACCAAGGTATACATGTTGCATCGTTAGCTCTTTGCCAAAATTTTGTTTTAAATGAATCTTCTctgattaattttattgaactgaTTCCATACAAGTAAAATAGTCAAATGTTGATTGAAGCGCAATTTGATTTTGAAGTACATAAGAAATTTCAAttggttaaaaaaaaaagaataaaaaaattatatcaattGGAAAAGGTATTTTCTGGAAATTCACGTTCCAACAGTGAGAAAGtttttaattaatcaataatATTATTACAAGTATGCAATTCGTCTTTGAATTAtgtaataaaattaatgatattaCACCTCATATAAATgatctaaattaatattaaaatatgtcTGAATGTGTTTTAAATGTGGAAATccaaatagtatttttttttcagttgtTGGATATCTATTTATTATAAGCACCTTTCGTTCAACTAACTTTTTTGGTGGGGTATCAAGAAATGAATATTAACCTCTTATACTATATCCTTATGAGGtagtcttgggtacacccgatTGTAGTATAATTGAATTATACATTCACTTAAACTTTAACTCACACCCTGATTTGAATCCATATCCTGACTCAacctatataaataatattattttgaataCGGATCAACTCGATTGTACAGTTGACCCAGGCGaacccaagattttgtgtatCCTTATATAGGTTAGTAATATCATTGGCCAGgaggtgtttggctgagcttataaatcattttaatatatttggcaaaataaatttttaaacaatttataagcattaaaattaaatttcaagagcttataagctccccaaaaataagttcttctaccaaaacttattttttcatagtcatatatatatgtatctatatatatatatatatatatatatatatatatatatatatgcaacaatcattaattatacaaatattattcaactataatttattattttcattatatatcatttctAGTTTACatcttttcgattttctctctctaacaaatatttttaacttataagctcaaataTTCA
This window encodes:
- the LOC130996302 gene encoding fatty acyl-CoA reductase 2, chloroplastic-like, which encodes MDINSANKIMEEVDVIVESAASTTLNDRYDFLLDINVNAPLRLMRFAKKCKNLKLFVHISTAYVNGIREGIIYEKPLMMGENGRKHDDNDELSSSLFPLDLTDEMNLAMKACIASGDHDTTKDLKRLGLERAAYYGWYNAYHMTKAMGEMVLNETRQDIPLLILRPSVVESCYKEPVPGWIQGNRMYDPVIISYGKGQLPAYLADPNLHTDIVPVDMVANTTIAAIAKHGIMGKAGVNVYHVATDFVNPLRFNEMFEYIYEHFCAYPLVESENMVKMRLFDQFSNLSTYIRDHVSEQNTVVGVESKTRKHNKARVAYAEQLCKMYEFIGFFKARFHTGNTRALLEEMSEEERAVFEVDATKIDWKKYFVDIHIPGLRKHVVNATRLASV